A DNA window from Setaria viridis chromosome 2, Setaria_viridis_v4.0, whole genome shotgun sequence contains the following coding sequences:
- the LOC117842426 gene encoding 4-hydroxyphenylacetaldehyde oxime monooxygenase — protein sequence MYKQSEQPSIVSTHAQLFGSNTEAEGTMDTQQPLLPLVVVPLLVVLPLLYLLLSWRRKKGAADDGRRAPPPGPPEQLPVLGNLLQIGSRPHRYFQAVARRYGPVVEVRLGRVRTVVVSSPEAAKDLLRTNDQHCCSRPNSPGPRVLSYDFLDVAFSPYSDYWREMRKLFILELLSMRRVQSFAYARAAEVDRLVASLAAAAGSSSSPHHPGAPVVDLSEKLYALFDGIVGTVAFGKMYGSAQFERSSFQRVMEDTLRVLGSFTFEDFFPASRLARCADALTGAAARRRHIFRQIDRFFDSVIDKHLEPERLQAGVQEDMVDALVKMWREKDDEAVGLTRAHIKGILLDTFSGGIDTCSVTMIWIMSELMRNPKVMRKAQAEVRGLVENKTRVDEEDVKKLRYLKMVVKENFRLHPPGTLLIPRETMQRCVIGGYDVLPGTRVFVNVWAMGRDPSIWDDPEEFRPERFEGSHVDFRGSDFELLPFGSGRRSCPAVAMGVANVELALANLLYCFDWELPQGMREEDIDMEETGQLVFRKMVPLCLVPIKRV from the exons ATGTATAAGCAATCAGAGCAGCCCAGCATCGTAAGCACACATGCACAGTTATTCGGGTCCAACACGGAAGCAGAAGGCACCATGGACACACAGcagcctcttcttcctctggtgGTGGTCCCACTCCTCGTCGTCCTTCCTCTCCTCTACCTGCTCTTgtcgtggaggaggaagaaaggagcaGCCGATGATGGAAGGagagctccgccgccggggcccCCGGAGCAGCTGCCGGTGCTGGGCAACCTCCTCCAGATCGGCAGCCGGCCGCACCGCTACTTCCAGGCGGTGGCGCGGAGGTACGGCCCCGTCGTGGAGGTGCGGCTCGGCCGCGTGCGCACCGTGGTCGTCTCGTCGCCGGAGGCCGCCAAGGACCTCCTCCGGACCAACGACCAGCACTGCTGCAGCCGCCCCAACTCGCCAG GTCCCAGGGTGCTGAGCTACGACTTCCTGGACGTGGCCTTCAGCCCCTACAGCGACTACTGGCGGGAGATGCGTAAGCTCTTCATCCTCGAGCTCCTCAGCATGCGCCGCGTCCAGTCCTTCGCCTacgcccgcgccgccgaggtcgaccgcctcgtcgcctccctcgccgccgccgctggcagctcctcctcccctcatCATCCGGGCGCCCCCGTCGTCGACCTCAGCGAGAAGCTGTACGCGCTCTTCGACGGCATCGTCGGCACGGTGGCGTTCGGCAAGATGTACGGGTCGGCGCAGTTCGAGCGGAGCAGCTTCCAGCGGGTCATGGAGGACACGCTGCGCGTGCTGGGGAGCTTCACCTTCGAGGACTTCTTCCCGGCGTCGCGCCTCGCCCGGTGCGCCGACGccctcaccggcgccgccgcccggaggCGGCACATCTTCCGCCAGATCGACCGTTTCTTCGACTCGGTCATCGATAAGCACCTCGAGCCTGAGCGGCTGCAGGCTGGGGTGCAGGAGGATATGGTGGACGCGCTGGTGAAGATGTGGAGGGAGAAGGACGACGAGGCTGTTGGGCTGACGCGCGCCCATATCAAGGGAATCCTCTTG GATACATTTTCAGGAGGCATCGACACTTGCTCGGTGACGATGATCTGGATCATGTCCGAGCTCATGAGGAACCCGAAGGTGATGCGGAAGGCGCAAGCCGAGGTCCGCGGTCTGGtggaaaacaaaacaagagTGGATGAAGAAGATGTCAAAAAACTCAGGTACCTAAAGATGGTGGTGAAGGAAAACTTCAGGCTGCACCCACCGGGGACCCTGTTGATCCCAAGGGAAACCATGCAGAGGTGCGTGATCGGCGGCTACGACGTGCTTCCGGGCACAAGAGTGTTTGTGAACGTTTGGGCCATGGGGAGGGATCCTAGCATTTGGGATGACCCGGAGGAGTTCAGGCCCGAGCGGTTCGAGGGGAGCCATGTTGATTTCAGAGGCTCGGATTTTGAGCTCCTCCCGTTCGGTTCAGGGCGAAGGTCATGCCCTGCCGTGGCCATGGGCGTCGCCAATGTGGAGCTTGCACTGGCCAACCTGCTGTATTGCTTTGACTGGGAACTTCCTCAAGGGATGAGGGAGGAGGACATTGATATGGAAGAAACCGGGCAGCTTGTGTTTAGGAAGATGGTGCCTCTTTGTCTTGTGCCTATCAAGCGTGTATAA
- the LOC117844097 gene encoding UDP-glycosyltransferase 91D2-like: MGDPKFWKPGAVGPLAMGDYQKYIWALRKHAAAAGGGLLPAGFERRVAAAGRGVVRAGWLPQVRVLAHAAVGAFMTHAGWSSLVESFLLGHPLVMLPLAGDQGLTARVMAARRAGLEVPRAADDGSVARDDVAAAVRRVLVEEEGEAFARAARELQRVLWDRETQEGYVDDLVHNLLLQRRRE, encoded by the exons ATGGGGGACCCAAAATTTTGGAAGCCTGGTGCAGTCGGCCCACTTGCCATGGGTGAT TACCAAAAATATATCTGGGCGCTCCGGAaacatgccgccgccgccggcggcgggctgctCCCGGCCGGGTTCGAGCGCCGCGTCGCCGCAGCCGGGCGCGGGGTGGTGCGCGCCGGGTGGTTGCCGCAGGTTCGCGTGCTCGCGCACGCCGCGGTGGGCGCCTTCATGACGCACGCCGGCTGGAGCTCGCTCGTGGAGAGCTTCCTGCTCGGGCACCCGCTCGTGATGCTGCCGCTGGCCGGCGACCAGGGCCTCACGGCGCGGGTgatggcggcgaggcgggcCGGCCTGGAGGTGCCGAGGGCGGCGGACGACGGGTCGGTGGCCAGGGacgacgtcgcggcggcggtgaggagggtGCTGgttgaggaggaaggggaggcgtTCGCGCGCGCCGCCAGGGAGTTGCAACGGGTGCTCTGGGACAGGGAGACGCAGGAGGGGTACGTCGATGACCTCGTCCACAACTTGTTACTCCAACGCCGCAGGGAATAG
- the LOC117846036 gene encoding putative UDP-rhamnose:rhamnosyltransferase 1: MASHLSASSRSCNKTPASLDPRGCSCAPFMVMAESTQEPPLHVVVFPWLAFGHIVPFLELAGQLARRGHLVTFVSAPRNVARLPRELSPRIRLVSLPLPAVDGLPDGAESTADVPPEKVELLKLAFDGLAGPVASFLAEAFAGAGGEGHAKRPDWIILDFAHNWLPPIAEQHKVPCALFLIFPAPFVAFMGPKAANDAHPRTAPEQFTVPPPWIPSASSTPAFHLHEAKRIAGGFHPNASGTSDMSRFWETERRCPLLVCRSSREVDGPAACALLRELYGKPVVPSGLLAPYDAVLAAAHAGGGGGGEEEEDAGGGVGPVMRWLDAQPARSVALKRIHTPYAVTRKLCLVLPFLVK; encoded by the exons ATGGCGTCGCATTTGTCAGCAAGCTCCCGCTCCTGCAATAAGACTCCAGCTAGCTTAGATCCTCGAGGATGCAGCTGCGCACCATTCATGGTCATGGCAGAATCCACGCAAGAACCGCCCCTCCACGTCGTGGTGTTCCCATGGCTCGCCTTCGGCCATATCGTCCCGTTCCTCGAGCTCGCCGGGCAGCTGGcgcgccgcggccacctcgTCACCTTCGTCTCCGCCCCGAGGAACGTGGCCAGGCTTCCCCGGGAGCTCTCCCCGCGCATCCGCCTCGTGTCCCTGCCCCTGCCGGCCGTGGATGGACTCCCTGATGGCGCTGAGTCCACGGCCGACGTCCCGCCGGAGAAGGTCGAGCTCCTCAAGCTCGCCTTCGACGGCCTCGCCGGCCCCGTCGCCTCCTTCCTCGCGGAGgccttcgccggcgccggcggggaggggcaCGCCAAGAGGCCTGACTGGATCATCCTCGACTTCGCCCACAACTGGCTCCCACCCATCGCCGAACAGCACAAG GTGCCGTGCGCTCTGTTTCTCATCTTCCCGGCGCCATTTGTCGCGTTCATGGGACCCAAGGCGGCGAACGACGCGCACCCGAGGACGGCGCCGGAGCAGTTCACCGTCCCGCCGCCATGGATCCCGTCCGCGTCGTCCACCCCCGCTTTCCACCTCCACGAGGCCAAGAGGATCGCCGGCGGGTTCCACCCCAACGCGTCCGGCACCTCCGACATGAGCCGCTTCTGGGAGACCGAACGGCGTTGCCCGCTCCTCGTCTGCCGTAGCAGCCGCGAGGTCGACGGCCCGGCGGCCTGCGCCCTCCTCCGCGAGCTCTACGGAAAGCCCGTCGTGCCCTCCGGCCTCCTCGCTCCGTACGACGCCGTCTTGGCCGCCGCCCAcgctggcggcggaggcggcggcgaggaggaggaggacgccggcggcggcgtggggcccGTCATGCGCTGGCTCGACGCCCAGCCCGCAAGGTCCGTGGCTCTAAAAAGGATCCACACTCCATACGCGGTCACAAGAAAACTTTGCTTAGTGCTTCCTTTCCTTGTCAAGTAG